One stretch of Janibacter limosus DNA includes these proteins:
- a CDS encoding RNA polymerase sigma factor, with protein sequence MKGGEASAEAEFDDFYRSTAQGVVHLVYAATGDLELARDSAQEAFARAWQRWDQVRATDEPGAWVRTVARRIAISAWRKDTNRHKAMERHGEPSSPAGPTVDRVTVVTALRTLGPEVRETLALHYLADMSVEDISRQTGTPPGTIKARLHRGRAQLAKTLTDKEDHDD encoded by the coding sequence ATGAAGGGAGGCGAAGCATCCGCCGAGGCCGAGTTCGACGACTTCTACCGCTCCACGGCGCAGGGCGTCGTCCACCTCGTGTACGCCGCGACGGGCGACCTCGAGCTGGCACGGGACTCCGCCCAGGAGGCCTTCGCCCGAGCATGGCAGCGGTGGGACCAGGTACGCGCGACCGACGAGCCGGGCGCGTGGGTACGGACCGTTGCCCGGCGGATCGCGATCTCCGCATGGCGCAAGGACACCAACAGGCACAAGGCCATGGAGCGGCACGGCGAGCCGTCCTCACCGGCTGGCCCCACCGTGGACCGGGTGACGGTCGTCACCGCCCTGCGCACGCTCGGCCCCGAGGTGCGCGAGACCCTCGCGCTGCACTACCTCGCCGACATGTCGGTCGAGGACATCTCCCGGCAGACCGGCACGCCACCGGGAACCATCAAGGCCCGCCTGCACCGCGGGCGCGCGCAGCTGGCCAAGACACTCACCGACAAGGAGGACCACGATGACTGA
- a CDS encoding cell division protein PerM, translated as MEILRSATTVDDGTRRRPELRAATAGALTAATGWALPVLLVVLGALAVPRASAGFGDAVGSGSLLWLVLGGARLHLGDGALALTPLLGAALLVLLARVGARRGLPEAPDLRLQGSWLAGYTAIGVLAALVGLLSPAGPVLVSLVLPLILVPTLGLAWAHGLPERPADLWSRAPLSVRRGIVPGAKGALLLLAMGAVLVVLATLVHIGRVTQIQSALEAGFFGGLVLVLLQVALLPNLAIWGLSFAAGPGFSTAGGAMTTWSGAEAGLLPMVPVLAAQPQPGGLPWITHLLVLLPIVAGVWLGRETLARVPRLAATQTKLAAVSAAVVVAALTVAVIDALAGGSLGAARLSQLGAPAVVLTLALAGELALGAFAALARDWWVLRR; from the coding sequence ATGGAGATCCTCCGGTCGGCCACGACCGTGGATGACGGTACTCGGAGACGCCCTGAGCTGCGGGCTGCGACTGCGGGTGCCCTGACGGCAGCCACCGGTTGGGCACTTCCGGTCCTCCTCGTCGTCCTCGGTGCCCTGGCCGTCCCACGCGCCTCCGCGGGGTTCGGCGACGCGGTGGGCTCCGGCAGCCTGCTGTGGCTCGTCCTCGGTGGCGCCCGGCTCCACCTGGGTGACGGAGCCCTCGCGCTGACCCCCCTGCTCGGGGCCGCCCTCCTCGTCCTGCTCGCCAGGGTGGGCGCGCGCCGCGGTCTGCCCGAGGCTCCCGACCTGCGTCTGCAGGGCTCCTGGTTGGCCGGCTACACCGCCATCGGGGTGCTCGCCGCGCTCGTCGGCCTGCTCTCTCCCGCGGGACCGGTGCTGGTGAGCCTGGTCCTGCCCCTCATCCTCGTCCCCACGCTCGGCCTCGCCTGGGCCCACGGGCTGCCGGAGCGGCCCGCCGACCTCTGGTCCCGCGCGCCCCTGTCGGTGCGTCGCGGCATCGTCCCGGGAGCGAAGGGCGCGCTCCTCCTCCTCGCGATGGGCGCCGTCCTCGTCGTGCTGGCCACGCTCGTCCACATCGGTCGGGTCACGCAGATCCAGTCGGCACTCGAGGCCGGGTTCTTCGGCGGCCTGGTCCTCGTGCTGCTGCAGGTGGCCCTGCTGCCCAACCTGGCCATCTGGGGGCTCTCCTTCGCCGCCGGCCCGGGCTTCTCCACCGCGGGCGGGGCGATGACCACGTGGTCGGGCGCCGAGGCCGGACTGCTCCCGATGGTCCCCGTCCTGGCTGCGCAGCCCCAGCCCGGTGGTCTCCCGTGGATCACCCACCTCCTCGTCCTGCTGCCGATCGTGGCCGGGGTGTGGCTCGGCCGCGAGACGCTGGCCCGCGTGCCCCGCCTCGCGGCGACCCAGACCAAGCTCGCCGCGGTGTCGGCGGCGGTCGTCGTCGCGGCCCTGACCGTCGCCGTGATCGACGCCCTGGCCGGTGGATCCCTGGGGGCGGCCCGGCTGTCACAACTGGGCGCTCCCGCCGTCGTGCTCACCCTCGCGCTGGCCGGCGAGCTGGCGCTGGGCGCCTTCGCCGCACTCGCCCGCGACTGGTGGGTCCTGCGCCGCTGA